From the Candidatus Peregrinibacteria bacterium genome, one window contains:
- a CDS encoding IS1595 family transposase, translating to MLKHAKISDYKIKKILMCFCEDIDASKTARILEINRRTIDRYFNIFREKITLHAIAQSKESGEFELDESYFGAKRVRGKRGRGAAGKTPVFGILKRDGKVSVTIVKKCSREELLPIIQGKILEGSTIHTDGWRAYDGLILNGYDHYRVYHSHDEFARGKCHVNGIESFWSFAKRRLSKFNGIASHKFNLHLKECEFRWNYKDQNLYDKMLKILKKF from the coding sequence ATGCTTAAACACGCCAAAATATCAGACTACAAAATAAAAAAAATATTGATGTGTTTTTGTGAAGATATCGATGCCTCAAAAACAGCAAGAATTCTAGAAATAAATCGAAGGACTATTGATCGGTATTTTAATATCTTCCGAGAAAAAATAACTCTTCACGCCATCGCTCAAAGTAAGGAATCTGGAGAGTTTGAACTTGATGAAAGTTATTTTGGAGCTAAAAGAGTACGAGGTAAAAGAGGAAGAGGGGCAGCCGGAAAAACACCAGTCTTTGGTATACTTAAACGAGACGGAAAAGTATCAGTAACCATCGTAAAGAAATGCAGTAGAGAAGAGTTATTGCCTATCATACAGGGAAAAATACTCGAAGGTTCCACTATCCACACCGATGGCTGGAGGGCTTATGACGGACTCATTCTAAATGGGTATGATCACTATCGTGTCTACCATTCCCATGATGAATTTGCTCGAGGAAAATGCCATGTGAATGGCATAGAATCTTTCTGGTCATTTGCCAAGAGAAGACTCTCTAAATTCAACGGTATTGCTTCTCATAAGTTTAATCTTCATCTGAAAGAATGTGAGTTCCGATGGAACTATAAAGATCAGAATCTTTATGATAAAATGCTAAAGATTTTGAAGAAATTTTAA
- a CDS encoding bifunctional (p)ppGpp synthetase/guanosine-3',5'-bis(diphosphate) 3'-pyrophosphohydrolase: MDAHKRWCFSQKNGTKKEMTWNELQSAIQQQGNFDEKRIEGAYQLAEKVHHGQKRKTGEPYLSHPVAVAQSLFDIGADEETIIAALLHDTIEDTILTVQEISSQFGESIGHLVDAVTKVSKTKFFGSFDSQKTATFRKILSGSVLDERAIIIKLADRAHNVETISEFLKTKQQRIAQETMDIYYPLAKVFGIWKFKKTYEDFCFPIIHPDVFQELHKNLSGWKTEIFRDSKKVISEIESDFQKQFLYFEIRPSFYSPADIFYEMEAKNIPSSEIHPFHIDVIVENASECYAALGALHKKYFWKEKEFADYISIPKSNGYQGIHTSVFTSMSKPLEFHIKTRAMNYSNQSGSYFFSPESFLKKPFQNSLHALDKNYYFSQQFWSDLHKDVLQKKILTFTRQGKAMALPVHASGIDFSYVSDAKKAHYLEDIKINGILQPITTILQNGDVVEPIYSRFPKAENFWLNHTRTGIAKYHMLHWFSGLTKQQKYIMGRAALVREFLKIGESYEKMMSRKMKKILDNEYPENSFRQIIEKVGEGVISPKEFLEKYLECKKKIREESFFLSHFDKWKEAFYAKFFFLFTANVLNPNSQIVQINIEAKDRQGMLYDILGIFAKRKINVATLRVYSLRPSRNALYKIGIEVERYSQVSEIFDELLEVHGVRNLTRG; the protein is encoded by the coding sequence ATGGATGCACATAAAAGGTGGTGTTTTTCTCAAAAAAACGGTACCAAGAAAGAAATGACGTGGAACGAATTGCAATCGGCAATACAACAACAGGGAAATTTCGATGAAAAGCGTATAGAAGGTGCTTATCAACTTGCAGAAAAAGTACACCATGGACAAAAACGAAAAACAGGAGAGCCATATCTCTCTCATCCCGTTGCGGTTGCTCAAAGTCTTTTTGATATTGGAGCAGATGAAGAAACCATTATTGCCGCCCTTTTGCACGATACTATTGAAGATACAATACTTACTGTTCAAGAAATTTCTTCTCAATTTGGTGAATCCATAGGACATCTTGTTGATGCGGTAACGAAGGTCTCAAAGACAAAGTTTTTTGGGAGTTTTGATTCTCAAAAAACAGCAACTTTTCGAAAAATACTTTCAGGAAGTGTTCTTGATGAGCGGGCAATTATTATAAAATTGGCAGATCGAGCGCACAATGTGGAGACTATCTCTGAATTTCTCAAAACAAAACAACAAAGAATTGCTCAAGAAACAATGGATATCTACTACCCTCTTGCAAAAGTTTTTGGCATTTGGAAATTTAAAAAAACCTATGAAGATTTTTGTTTTCCCATTATTCACCCTGACGTTTTTCAGGAGCTTCATAAGAATCTTTCGGGATGGAAAACTGAGATTTTCAGGGACTCCAAAAAGGTTATTTCGGAAATAGAGAGCGATTTTCAGAAGCAATTTTTGTACTTTGAAATACGCCCCTCTTTTTACTCTCCTGCTGATATTTTTTATGAAATGGAGGCAAAAAATATTCCGTCTTCAGAAATTCATCCTTTTCATATTGATGTTATTGTTGAGAACGCTTCTGAATGCTATGCAGCACTTGGAGCTCTCCATAAAAAATATTTTTGGAAAGAAAAGGAATTTGCAGACTACATTTCTATTCCAAAGAGTAATGGATACCAAGGGATTCACACCTCTGTATTCACCAGCATGTCAAAGCCTCTTGAATTTCACATAAAAACAAGAGCAATGAATTACTCAAACCAAAGTGGGTCATATTTTTTTTCACCAGAGAGTTTTTTGAAAAAACCATTTCAAAACTCCCTTCATGCGCTTGATAAAAACTATTATTTTTCTCAGCAATTTTGGTCAGATCTTCATAAAGATGTTCTTCAAAAAAAAATATTAACATTTACTCGTCAGGGAAAAGCAATGGCACTTCCTGTGCACGCCTCTGGAATTGATTTTTCTTATGTGTCAGATGCTAAAAAGGCACACTATCTTGAGGACATTAAGATAAATGGAATTCTTCAGCCCATCACCACCATTTTACAAAACGGAGATGTGGTGGAACCAATTTATAGCAGATTTCCTAAGGCAGAGAATTTTTGGCTCAATCATACTCGAACAGGAATTGCAAAATATCACATGCTGCATTGGTTTTCGGGACTGACCAAGCAACAAAAATATATCATGGGAAGAGCGGCTCTTGTGAGGGAGTTCTTAAAAATTGGTGAAAGCTACGAAAAAATGATGAGTAGAAAAATGAAAAAAATACTCGACAATGAATATCCCGAAAATAGTTTCCGACAAATTATAGAAAAAGTGGGAGAAGGTGTTATTAGTCCAAAAGAATTTCTGGAAAAATATCTCGAGTGCAAAAAGAAAATACGAGAAGAATCCTTTTTTCTTTCTCATTTTGACAAATGGAAAGAGGCTTTTTATGCAAAATTCTTTTTTCTTTTTACCGCCAATGTTTTAAATCCAAACTCACAAATAGTTCAAATAAATATTGAGGCGAAAGATAGACAGGGGATGCTCTATGATATTTTGGGAATATTTGCAAAAAGGAAAATAAATGTTGCTACCCTCAGGGTATATTCTCTTCGTCCTTCTCGAAATGCACTTTACAAAATAGGAATTGAAGTGGAGCGCTATAGTCAGGTAAGTGAGATATTCGATGAACTTCTTGAGGTGCATGGAGTAAGAAACTTGACAAGAGGTTGA
- a CDS encoding FG-GAP repeat protein: protein MKHMLFRNSILVFSFFGILLLFETPVLANQYMSQSDIEMQMLRYKDFTFQEPRGGLNFFPVFSSFFEPVFSALDTALTNKKTASDGVSYDTFGAAMAMEGDTLVVGADATEDFFTSNLGVGAVYVFEKIGGVWTETQKLTASDGNDNDHFGNSIALSGNTMFISAMTKEVGTHQSEGAVYVFEKIGGVWTETQKLTASDPYEINHFFGDSVAFDGGNYAVISAPWTPIYAVHGDAYVFEKIGGVWIEVQKLQASNGFNGDHFGIEVAMSGETIAITSWNATPSGNATYSGAIYIFTRNATTGVWEETQEVAPSTSSPGQGFGLAMNIKGNTLIAGAPFYKEGTTGDAGRVTVFQKQSGNFVETQILSPSSPTTGRKFGSSVAFENNTLLVGAYGDSTPKGSERGSAYQFELSGGTWSQQEKFYASDGAYQDRFGGRVVLSQGEAVVSAPLDDDKGTSSGSAYFLGTISTPILQTLSLTKTGTGNGTLTSAPVGIDCGATCTTSFTEGTVVTLTVSADAGSIFSGWSGDGDCSDGVITMNAPVSCTADFSLLYATPDLWTQVLGGSSIFHLLGNVGIGTSTPSEALEVVGKVKADELCIGSDCRSAWPVGAANTSSPVLFGAETVDQGTMAELLEKIHQQEEEITTLKSTFEALKERAENL from the coding sequence ATGAAACACATGCTCTTTCGAAATAGTATTCTCGTCTTTTCTTTTTTTGGAATACTTCTTCTTTTTGAAACGCCAGTCTTAGCAAATCAGTACATGAGCCAATCGGATATCGAAATGCAAATGTTGCGATATAAGGATTTTACGTTTCAAGAGCCACGAGGAGGACTCAATTTTTTTCCGGTATTCTCTTCATTTTTTGAACCGGTTTTTTCTGCACTCGACACGGCACTTACGAACAAAAAAACTGCGTCCGATGGAGTCTCTTACGACACCTTCGGTGCCGCTATGGCGATGGAAGGAGACACACTTGTTGTTGGGGCGGATGCTACAGAAGATTTTTTTACTTCAAATCTTGGAGTAGGGGCAGTCTATGTTTTTGAAAAAATTGGAGGAGTGTGGACAGAAACCCAGAAATTAACCGCAAGTGATGGAAATGACAATGATCATTTCGGAAATAGCATTGCTCTTTCTGGAAACACCATGTTTATTAGTGCTATGACGAAAGAGGTTGGTACACATCAATCAGAAGGGGCAGTCTATGTTTTTGAAAAAATTGGAGGAGTGTGGACAGAAACCCAGAAATTAACCGCAAGTGATCCTTACGAAATAAATCACTTTTTTGGAGATAGTGTTGCATTTGACGGAGGAAATTATGCGGTTATTAGCGCGCCTTGGACGCCAATTTATGCTGTCCACGGAGATGCCTATGTTTTTGAAAAAATTGGAGGAGTGTGGATAGAGGTGCAAAAACTTCAAGCGAGTAATGGCTTTAACGGAGATCATTTTGGAATAGAAGTTGCTATGAGTGGAGAAACAATCGCCATCACCTCTTGGAATGCCACTCCCAGCGGAAATGCTACATACTCTGGGGCAATTTATATTTTTACCCGCAACGCCACGACTGGTGTGTGGGAAGAGACCCAAGAGGTGGCCCCCTCCACGTCGTCTCCTGGTCAGGGATTTGGTTTAGCAATGAATATAAAGGGTAATACGCTTATTGCCGGTGCGCCGTTTTACAAAGAAGGAACTACAGGGGATGCAGGGCGGGTTACTGTTTTTCAAAAACAGAGTGGCAATTTTGTGGAAACACAAATCCTTTCTCCGAGTAGTCCTACAACGGGGAGGAAATTTGGCTCTTCGGTAGCGTTTGAGAATAATACCCTTCTGGTTGGTGCGTATGGTGACAGTACCCCAAAGGGATCTGAAAGAGGCTCGGCCTACCAATTTGAGCTTTCTGGTGGGACATGGTCACAGCAGGAAAAATTTTATGCGTCCGATGGAGCGTATCAAGATCGATTTGGAGGACGGGTAGTTCTCTCGCAAGGAGAGGCAGTTGTTTCTGCCCCACTCGATGATGACAAGGGAACCTCTTCTGGCTCTGCTTACTTTTTAGGAACGATTAGCACTCCAATACTTCAGACTCTCTCCCTCACCAAAACCGGAACGGGAAATGGAACGTTGACCAGTGCTCCTGTAGGAATTGATTGTGGAGCAACATGCACCACTTCTTTCACCGAAGGAACAGTAGTGACTCTTACCGTAAGTGCTGATGCCGGAAGCATATTCTCTGGATGGAGTGGAGATGGAGATTGCTCTGATGGAGTAATCACAATGAATGCTCCTGTTTCTTGCACAGCAGATTTCTCTCTCTTATACGCCACTCCCGATCTCTGGACACAAGTTCTAGGAGGATCAAGCATCTTTCATCTCCTCGGAAATGTAGGAATTGGAACAAGTACTCCCAGTGAAGCACTAGAAGTGGTAGGAAAAGTAAAAGCAGATGAACTTTGCATCGGAAGTGATTGTCGTTCCGCATGGCCCGTAGGAGCAGCAAATACTTCTTCTCCTGTCCTTTTTGGAGCTGAAACCGTAGATCAGGGAACAATGGCGGAACTGCTCGAAAAAATTCATCAACAAGAAGAAGAGATCACAACACTTAAAAGCACCTTTGAAGCACTAAAAGAAAGGGCAGAGAATTTGTAG
- a CDS encoding septum formation initiator family protein has product MSLFFIISKKIFQKRKSVFRGMFFILLFTPFLVNAAENSKTIFSSDAVFTLSLTKTGTGNGTLTSAPVGIDCGATCTTSFTEGTVVTLTVSADAGSIFSGWSGDGDCSDGVITMNAPVSCTADFSLLYATPDLWTQVLGGSSIFHLLGNVGIGTSTPSEALEVVGKVKADELCIGSDCRSAWPVGAANTSSPVLFGAETVDQGTMAELLEKIKARQEEIDTLRQSIEQLEQQITLLEKDKENVSEGESVPE; this is encoded by the coding sequence ATGTCTCTCTTTTTCATTATTTCAAAAAAAATTTTTCAAAAAAGAAAAAGCGTGTTTCGTGGAATGTTTTTTATTCTTCTTTTTACGCCGTTCCTTGTTAACGCGGCAGAAAATTCAAAAACCATATTTTCCTCCGATGCTGTTTTTACTCTCTCCCTCACCAAAACCGGAACGGGAAATGGAACGTTGACCAGTGCTCCTGTAGGAATTGATTGTGGAGCAACATGCACCACTTCTTTCACCGAAGGAACGGTAGTGACTCTTACTGTAAGTGCTGATGCCGGAAGCATATTCTCTGGATGGAGTGGAGATGGAGATTGCTCTGATGGAGTAATCACAATGAATGCTCCTGTTTCTTGCACAGCAGATTTCTCTCTCTTATACGCCACTCCCGATCTCTGGACACAAGTTCTAGGAGGATCAAGCATCTTTCATCTCCTCGGAAATGTAGGAATTGGAACAAGTACTCCCAGTGAAGCACTAGAAGTGGTAGGAAAAGTAAAAGCAGATGAACTTTGCATCGGAAGTGATTGTCGTTCCGCATGGCCCGTAGGAGCAGCAAATACTTCTTCTCCTGTCCTTTTTGGAGCTGAAACCGTAGATCAGGGAACAATGGCGGAACTGCTCGAAAAAATAAAAGCTCGACAAGAAGAGATTGATACTCTTCGTCAATCGATTGAACAACTTGAGCAACAGATTACTCTTCTTGAAAAAGATAAAGAAAACGTTTCAGAAGGCGAGAGCGTGCCTGAATAA